GTATCATTCGATGCATATTCGTAACGAATACAATAAATATTCAAGGGACattaatgaatattcattatatttatcttatctaatgtacttattatgatACATTTGTATCGTACATTATAAGTACATCTtcctatacaatgaatgttcatctctctatcaaatatatttattattcaatacattgataataatgataagtgcatcattattttcttataaataggaACTTAGTTTTTGTCATAAATAGTTTTTGTCATAGAtatgaaataaaattctctCATCTTGCTTTCTCTAATATATTTGGTGTTTACctgctttcttttcttaattgttttatttcctctattatatatttgcaatgcaatattttacaacaattttttcttgaattcattATAACCACCAAATGCAacctcataatttttcaaattaaagatCTTATACATATTTCAAGGGCTAATATCAAATTTTATCAGATCCACCATTGGTattaaaataatccatgttaCCACCATTCAATGAATGATATTTGGATAACTACACTCGCTCGTTTTATCattccaatcaaattaattttaatcagATCTAGTGAGTTGACATGTTTCACGAATCTACCAACACTGACTCGACTGACATTCTCACTCCACGGTCGATTGATCCTCAGATTGTTAAGGAGACCTCTTGGGTCCtgaaaaatttccaattttcggCATGAAAATGCTATTTTGTCAAGGGTaaaatttccattcaaaataaaaatcgcGAAAAAAATGAAGCTTGTGCCCATCAAAATCTATAGCACGCTTTTCTTTAAACATTCGAAGTTATTGCATCAGCTCGGCCTAACTCGCTCACACTGTATATAAATACATTTGTACCCGCGGACTCAAACTTTAGGACAATCTGCATCCAGTAATGCCACAGTGAAAAGACCACTGAATACACAATCCTAACAAGCGGTAATGAACTCGGCATTTCCCatcaaaaattaacaaaaatcatCGTTGTCGTCGTTTGTTACCATGGACAAGGGAGTGTGTTTCTCCAACACTTTTTGGCAAACAGATCAAACCATGCATCCCACCATTGTTGTAGATTTAGACAGCAGATCAGCCATTGTAGGGTAACCTGGAGAAAAGTTGGTTCAAGTTTAGTTCAGAAAACAGACCATCTTCTCGCCCCAGGGACAACCGATAAACAAATGGGCTTTACCCCAGCTTAAGGGAAATGTCGGAGCTATCATCCTCCTGAGGAGGACCGCTGCTGGAGCTGCAGACGTTCGTGACGGACTCCGACGAGAGGCCTTCCTCATTGATGATGGTCTCTGAATCGGTGGCAGTGGTTTTCCGGCCCAAGATTTCAGTAACCTGATCCAGACATCCATAATGCCATCCGCGAAAATTGCATGGACAGTTTTTGAGTTCACGAACTACAGGGGACAGTAAACTCTAGGACCAGTTGCATACCTGTTGCTTTAGTCTCTTGTTTTCTTCCATTAGTTTTGCGCCCTGTAACAATGCGAGGTACAGAAAGAGTGACGTAAATATTATTCTACCAAGCGTTCTCGCAGGTGTGTACCACAAACAAATCGCCAAAGCAAATTTGGACCTCGAACAGTTAAAACGACAGAAGCGAATGACTCCCATCTGACCGTTTATTCGAGTGTCTGGTTAAATTTTTGCTTGACTGTTGATCCTGACCGAGTATTTATCAAGTCTTGTCTTTTCTCTGAGAAAGAACTCTATATTGCACACTTAACGACGTCCTAACAAATCACACACCCCATTAAGTGTCCTCATTTTGATAACCTATCGAAAGACTACAACAACGGTTGATGTTTGCCACCACTACACGTACATTACAGAGAAGACTCTCTCTTATCCCAACTCCGCTAATGCAAACATTGGACCACCAACTGCTTAGCAGCAGAACATAAATAAATGCCTCTCCAATCCACCCGTTGTTATAAAGAACAAAAGTGAGTGATTGCAAGAACATATTTCAGGAACCTCACCTTCTGTTGAAGGTCGGTGATCtctttcatgatcttttcaccCTGAAATAGACCAAGAACGCAAAGTCAGAAGCAACGTATATTATGAAGCACATTAAATCGGAGAGAACATTGATGCATCGGCTAGAAGGTAGTATATTTCACAAAGCATATTGGGTTGTGAGCCCAGTGATATATCTGCGACTAGGTATCTCATAACCTTCTTTTCTATTACACGATTCAACCCAGCTTCGAGCAATTTCTCTAGCTGCTGCAGTTCATCAATATTTAGTCCTTGGAGCTCTTCCCCTCTCATCTGCCTGCCAAACAGATGGTTTCACATCACGCATCAACTACACTTAGAAGTGCATAACCTATTGATTTGTACCTCAATTGGTGACCTTTCTCTGCAACTTCCTTGCTTAACCTAGAGTAGTCGCCATTTTCTACTAACTGCATAAGGAGAAAGAACATAATCAATATGAAAATCCAAAAGCAACACCATAAGAAAAATATTCTAATTCCTTTCCCACCTTTTTTACCAAGAAGAAAGTAGACTGATCTTTACTAAGATGGATGACTGATTAAACAATTCATAATACAGGCTGAGAAACAAATAACAAggctttgaaaattttaaagctGGCACATGGTCATTCAACTAGAGGGCTTGTAAGCTGAATAGTATGAGTATTCCCTCAAAAATTGAATCTTTGACAAGGACAAGAATTCGTATCCAATGAAACTGATTATATATTGGACCTCTGGAAGAGGGTGaatcatttcttattttttgctGAATTGCAgattctggaacaatttttccCATTATTCTTCAGTCAATTAAAAGGAATTGAATGGAtccatggagagagagagagagagagaacctgcaaCTTAAGTGATGGTTGATCCAGTTTCCCAAGATTCTCGAGTGCGAATGATGTCGTTCGAGAATTTCCTTCATGCTACATAATGCAAAAATTTCAACAGGCTGAAACATAACCGGATGAAAGACAAAAGTAGCTAGTTTTCAAGTTACAGATTCTATCAGTAGTTGAGATGATGCACAAAAGTTCAATGTACTGTCCATGCCGGAACTCTAATTCCACAGAACTATGTGGTCGGTCATCATTCTTCGTTAGCATAGCCAAGTTGTACTCTGGCTCATTCTTCCAAAACGGGAAGCTAATGTTACTCAGACAAAGATGCAGAAGCAAAAACTAGTTATATCACTTCAGTTTTCCACTATGAATGAATATTATCCACAGAGTACTCTATCTTTGATGAAATTGACACGGAAGTAGCATGAAAATATAGTGTATACAACATCATCAGTCCAAACTCCATTTACCCAAGACTGCTTACCAACTTCTTCATATAAATATTCATCCCTCCATGTTCTTTCCTCTTTTAAGGACAGTAGATGGGAATAGGGCCAGAACGGAATTGCCGTTCCAATCCCTTTACTGTTCCTCAGTTAAGTGCACTTTACTAGATACCAAAAGGATATTCCTGATGCAACTCTCATTCCTCTAGCACCGGACTGGGCAACTCCGCCCCTTTTTAACAAAAACAATAATTATTCATTTCAAgcatatcttcatttttctatatCTAAATATTCCTTTCTGAGGGAAATTTTGACATGTAATATTAATCCTTTAAAATTCCCCGGTACTTCTTGGTCACACGTTTctctttccattctttttctccctcagttccattttcatctcataCTTCATTTCATTGTACCAAGCGTATGGTTGAATTGTCCAAAGCAAAGATGTAATCCCTTGCAGGGCCCTTTTCATTGATCAAAGCTGTTAAGGGGCGTTGCCGGAGGCATAAAATGTTTCTCCTTTTGGTCTCTGCAATGTACTATACGTTTCTATTGTTGCAGTATGGAAGAGTAGATTTCCTATTTTCCATTCAAGCTGACTTCTCTGCCTTTCCCTAACACAAAACTTGCAATGTTGATATGTCCTGAGTTTCATAATTGCAACTTGCAAGCCCAGAAAGGAGAGGAATTTGGACAAGAACAATTGTGACTGATGTTTAGAACGATGTTGTCACcttttttgctttctccatATCTTGGCAAGCCTATCCAATGGTATGACTTAATTCGACTTTCCACAACATAGGAAGGCAAAAAATGTCCAACATTACTAATATCTAGAACGATTTAAAAGTTTCACCAACTAGTTTAGTGGACTACAAATAGCTGTCTCAGGATCATTTGTCTATGTATCATTGAAGACAGATGCTCCAAAAGACTAAATTCCAAAGGAAGCGTCTTCAAGGGCAAAAATTTCAACGAAAAGCACTCCAAAGGAGAACTAAAGTTCCATACCTATGACAAAGATCGGTAAGTACAAAGCATAAGTCGATCTTCTCATCTCATGTTGTCCCTAAGCCTAAGCGGCTCATCCAAATCTCAAACTGATTAGCATTGCATTTATATCGGTGGAAAACCTCTCATGTTTCACAATTACTGCACATCATATCTATGAACCTTCTTCAGTATCAATAAGCAAATGCaaacaaatgcaaaattaaATGAGATCAGACACGTCAAGCACATTTGCAAGTTCAATCGCATGACTAGTAATGAATTACCATGTCAAGTtcaatttatttgtgaaagagGAGCGTCACTGCAGACTAATTCTATTAGATCGACCAATTTGCTATGACAAGTCCAAGAACCGTGAGACCTAGATGAGATTGCAACAAAGAGATCAAATAAAGCACGCGTTTCCTGCTGCATAACTTATTCTATTTATCGTATATTGTGACACTTCCACGAAAGTCTACTAATTCCCATCATGGTAAAAAATAGATCATGATCTCAGGTAAATGAATGGCATGAAATGCTAACTGGCAGAGGCATGGAGATCTAATGATTAGAGCACCGGAAATACCAAAATAATGGATCCAATAGTTTTCCCATATTTCAGTAAAGATTCGATGGTTTTAGATTCTTATAAGCATGAAGTTTAATCCTCACAAGCCGAAAATTCATCTTAATCAGAATTTGCAACCAAACTTTGTTTATCAAGGGCTATCTTAgctttcttttcatatttccatCAAAGTGCAATTATATTGAGATAGATACCTAAACATGTGGACAGTCAATAGTTTCCATTGAATGGATGCCTTTGGCACTTCGAACAGCAAATCTAAGCATGCATTACCTTCTAGATTTCCCAAGAAAAGAGGCACCTGGCGGAGAATACATTTCCTACTATAGCGCACAGCCTCAATAGGCCAGAAAACAAGTCAAAGATCAAACTCTAAAAACCCACCTCCCAAATAGTTACTAGTgacaaagtgatttctttacaaAAACTTAATTCTATTCGTTTGGCTCATCTGCTAATTTAGAGGCTCCTGCGTAGAAGGATAAATCAGTCGAGAGTGTTTACATAAGATCTCCAGCTAACTTAGCATTCCCCCTCCccttattctcttttcttttccccaacaaaaaagaatgggaaaaaagaaaatcagatggTGATATTTTATATTGCTCTCTCGATATTCTAAGTGGGGTAAGAGTTCATTCAGAATCGAACGCAATGGCATAAATGTTCGCATAGTCATTGCTGGTACTTTCTttttaagaagataaaaaggataaaatcttaatttctgcAAGTATCTCAAGGATGCCACATATAACGATACCTCAAGGACgcaaatcttaatttctacTTCGATCTTATGAGCTACTTTATTTGACTACATTTTGCTATAGTACCTGATTATATCATATCAAACGTTAAATCATTGCTTATGTTAAGTAATAAGCTCATTTAAAGGTTCTATAAGtcctttaattattttccaatgaGAAAACCCTACCCGTCAGCATATTCTTCATGCTCAAAATAATTTCacatattttccagaaaaaccCAATGTGCCTCAATAGATAAGGATATAGGAGCCTCGAAAGTAGCCCTCCTCAAGCTTAATTCTTCATTAAACCAAATCTTGTTCATCCAAATCTTCTCTCACATCGTCCATTGTTTTGCCAAGTCCTACACTTCAGCAGTaacgtcataaaggaaaaaattccaCTACACTACTCTTACATGCATGCacttcaaaattttgatggGGCCACTACCAACTAttcttattatttaaatattctaacactcccttCACACATAATCCGGTCTTTTTTATAAATACTAAgtgtgaaaatttaattggaaagGCAAATGGAGTATGGAAAGATTTGAACGCAGGACCTCTTGTTCTGAAACCATATAAGATTTTAATAAACCACTACtaactgttctaaaaacttgaataattaaatatcaaaccacaccttcatctaataatttaagcttATAAAATAGTAGGCAATAGTATC
Above is a window of Eucalyptus grandis isolate ANBG69807.140 chromosome 9, ASM1654582v1, whole genome shotgun sequence DNA encoding:
- the LOC104418331 gene encoding MADS-box protein JOINTLESS (The RefSeq protein has 4 substitutions, 1 frameshift compared to this genomic sequence), which produces MAREKIQIKKITNATARQVTFSKRRRGLFKKAEELSVLCDADVALIVFSSSGKLFEYCSSSMKEILERHHSHSENLGKLDQPSLKLQLVENGDYSRLSKEVAEKGHQLRQMRGEELQGLNIDELQQLEKSLEAGLNRVIEKKGEKIMKEITDLQQKGAKLMEETKRLKQQVTEISGRKTTATDSETIINEEGLSSESITNVCSSSSGPPQEDDSSDISLKLGLPYNG